From the Scatophagus argus isolate fScaArg1 chromosome 21, fScaArg1.pri, whole genome shotgun sequence genome, one window contains:
- the tbkbp1 gene encoding TANK-binding kinase 1-binding protein 1 isoform X2 — MISEFGENTNSYCSFESKETALLHSENDNLQQRVNILTHELQKRKEREEQLEDVIQAYEKIHMEKSNLQRDLDKMTSLVEKHVERILGLESALRQRDNNLQKLNMQLHSKDMQYLQLHAGPDAHMLDCPALTLQSSRSLDALSDLKLQQLEAELEGARHEAQGACQREEELKGECERLKDEMRKLQNSQRDREMTSPCKQCDVEWIKKVGDEQVNLALAYTELTEELGRLQTLSSKQTEILRKASQEQASPVQRHSPIHHQRHSPVSQRHSPISQRHSPVPPPHHSPIQQRRSPVLQRLSPDMHRRSPLLDVNDGPASYSCRPPSQHLRASFQGRRSYSEVTDPSAYQCPPRFSLDPVSTLPKPRPYTEGYPKQQPQHVGSPHGGLQHRGSPSPHQGGAGGGDSESSMRHSREMPFPLSEVAHLHFEPPPPSTPAPHPPQSSEDEEEWTCPHPISPPRTLGVLSAAVPSGVMRGPASCSAFPIPQRPNTLSCHPQPGYMSAEHAQSWPSINLWMETEESDMRSCPLCQLIFPVGYPDDALIKHIDSHLENSKI; from the exons CTCCAGAAGAGAAAGGAGCgagaggagcagctggaggatgTGATCCAGGCCTACGAGAAGATTCACATGGAGAAGAGCAACCTCCAGAGGGACCTGGACAAGATG ACCAGCCTGGTGGAGAAGCATGTCGAGCGGATCCTGGGCCTGGAGTCAGCTCTGAGGCAGAGGGACAACAACCTGCAGAAGCTCAACATGCAGCTGCACAGCAAAGACATGCAGTATCTGCAGCTGCACGCCGGCCCGGACGCACACA TGCTGGACTGCCCAGCCTTGACCCTTCAGAGCTCCCGCAGCCTGGACGCCCTGTCCGacctgaagctgcagcagctggaggcgGAGCTGGAGGGGGCCCGGCACGAGGCCCAGGGGGCATGTCAGCGGGAAGAGGAGCTCAAGGGGGAGTGTGAGAGGCTGAAGGACGAGATGAGGAAGCTGCAGAACAGCCAGAGGGACAGG GAAATGACTTCTCCGTGCAAGCAGTGTGATGTGGAGTGGATAAAGAAGGTGGGAGATGAGCA GGTGAATCTGGCTCTGGCCTACACAGAGTTAACAGAGGAGCTGGGACGCCTGCAGACCCTGAGCTCCAAGCAGACGGAGATCCTGAGGAAAGCGTCACAGGAGCAGGCTAGTCCAG TCCAGCGTCACTCGCCCATCCACCACCAGCGCCACTCTCCAGTATCTCAGCGCCACTCACCCATCTCACAGCGCCATTCTCCAGTCCCTCCGCCGCACCACTCCCCGATCCAGCAGAGACGTTCCCCAGTGCTGCAGCGCCTCTCCCCAGACATGCACCGCCGCTCCCCCCTGCTGGACGTCAACGACGGCCCGGCGTCCTACTCCTGCCGGCCACCCAGTCAGCACCTGAGGGCCAGCTTCCAGGGTCGTCGCAGCTACTCCGAGGTCACGGACCCCTCGGCCTACCAGTGCCCGCCCCGCTTCTCCCTGGACCCCGTCTCCACCCTGCCAAAGCCCCGGCCCTACACTGAAGGTTACCCAAAACAACAGCCCCAACATGTGGGCTCCCCTCACGGTGgactgcagcacagaggctCCCCATCTCCTCATCAGggtggtgcaggaggaggagacagcgAGAGCTCCATGCGCCACTCGAGAGAGATGCCGTTCCCACTGTCCGAGGTGGCTCACCTCCATTTTGAgccccctcctccttccacaCCGGCCCCCCATCCGCCACAGTCCtctgaagatgaggaggagtgGACCTGCCCGCATCCCATCAGCCCGCCGAGAACGCTGGGCGTGCTCTCTGCCGCCGTGCCCAGCGGCGTCATGAGGGGCCCAGCATCGTGCTCAGCCTTCCCCATCCCTCAGAGGCCTAACACCCTCAGCTGCCACCCGCAGCCGGGGTACATGTCAGCAGAGCACGCTCAGTCCTGGCCTTCTATCAAT CTCTGGATGGAGACCGAGGAGAGTGACATGCGAAGCTGCCCTCTGTGCCAGCTCATCTTCCCTGTCGGGTACCCTGACGACGCCCTCATCAAGCACATCGACTCCCACCTGGAGAACAGCAAGATCTGA